The Gavia stellata isolate bGavSte3 chromosome 1, bGavSte3.hap2, whole genome shotgun sequence genome has a segment encoding these proteins:
- the SLITRK6 gene encoding SLIT and NTRK-like protein 6, with translation MKLWIFILYSVVVSSDPFQSQPSFSSVRGSCQSLCSCEEKDDTMIINCEERGIKMVSEINVPPSRPFHLNLLNNGLSMLHVNDFAVLVNAISLHLGFNNIADIEPGAFNGLSLLKQLHINHNSLETLKEDTFNGLENLEFLQADNNFITVIEASAFSKLNRLKVLILNDNAIEYLPPNIFRFVPLTHLDLRGNQLQTLPYVGFLEHIGRILDLQLEDNKWACNCDLLQLKIWLENMPPQSIIGDVVCNSPPVIKGSILSRLKKESLCPSHPVNELEDPSGSLPLVVTTSISDTHLSTKVIPILKAPTKEPSLVLHTSKPTTQFPGIYCPVPCHCTSHMLSGVLMHCQERNIESLSDLGPPPPNPKKLILAGNIIQTLLKSDLVDYVSLEMLHLGNNRIEILEEGSFMNLTRLQKLYLNGNHLTKLSQNLFLGLQHLEYLYLEYNAIKEVLPGTFNAMPKLKVLYLNNNLLQTLPPHIFSGVPLARLNLKTNQFAHLPVSNVLDELDMLVQIELEDNPWDCTCDSVGLQKWIQKLSKDTMMGDIFCKSPGHLAKKELRSLNSEVLCPGLINNPALPTHASFVVVTTSSTTTNTADTILRSLTDAVPLSVLILGLLVVFITIVFCAAGIVVLVLHRRRRCKKKQTDEQMRDNSPVHLQYSMYGHKTTHHTTERPAATLYEQRMVTPMVQVYRSPSFSPKHTEQQEEGNEKETNDSKHLRRSLLERENSSPLTGSNVKYKATDQSAEFLSFQDASCLYRNILEKERELQQLGITEYLRKNIVQLQPDMEVHYPGTHEELKLMETLMYSRPRKVFLEQTKNEYFELKANLHAEPDYLEVLEQQT, from the coding sequence ATGAAGCTCTGGATTTTTATTCTATATTCAGTTGTGGTTTCATCAGATCCTTTCCAGTCAcagccttctttttcttcagtcagAGGATCTTGTCAGAGTTTGTGTTCCTGTGAAGAAAAGGATGATACCATGATTATAAACTGTGAAGAAAGAGGCATCAAGATGGTATCAGAAATAAATGTCCCACCGTCACGGCCTTTCCATCTTAATCTGTTAAACAATGGCCTGAGTATGCTACATGTGAATGATTTTGCTGTCCTTGTTAATGCTATCTCTCTACATCTTGGATTTAATAATATTGCAGATATTGAGCCTGGGGCTTTCAATGGTCTCAGCCTTCTTAAGCAACTTCATATCAACCACAATTCTTTAGAAACTCTTAAAGAAGATACATTTAATGGATTGGAAAATTTAGAGTTTCTTCAAGCAGACAACAATTTCATCACAGTGATTGAAGCAAGTGCCTTTAGCAAACTCAACAGGCTTAAAGTGCTTATTTTGAATGATAATGCCATTGAGTATCTTCCTCCGAACATATTTCGTTTTGTGCCATTGACCCATTTAGATCTTCGTGGAAACCAGTTGCAGACACTGCCCTATGTTGGCTTTTTAGAACACATTGGTAGAATACTAGACCTTCAGTTGGAAGACAATAAATGGGCCTGTAACTGTGatttgctgcagctgaagaTATGGCTAGAGAACATGCCACCTCAGTCAATAATAGGTGACGTTGTATGCAATAGTCCTCCAGTTATTAAAGGGAGCATCTTAAGCAGGTTGAAAAAAGAATCACTTTGTCCTAGTCATCCTGTCAATGAACTTGAAGATCCTTCAGGGTCACTGCCCTTGGTTGTAACGACCTCTATCAGTGATACTCACCTATCAACTAAGGTGATTCCTATCCTGAAAGCTCCTACTAAAGAACCAAGTTTAGTGCTTCATACTTCAAAGCCTACTACTCAGTTTCCAGGAATCTATTGTCCCGTCCCCTGTCACTGCACCAGCCATATGCTCTCAGGAGTTCTCATGCACTGCCAGGAGCGAAATATTGAAAGCTTGTCTGATTTGGGACCCCCTCCTCCAAATCCTAAAAAGCTTATTCTAGCCGGAAATATTATTCAGACATTACTGAAATCAGATCTTGTGGACTATGTTAGCCTGGAAATGCTTCATCTGGGGAACAATCGCATTGAAATCCTTGAGGAAGGATCATTTATGAATCTGACTAGACTGCAGAAATTGTATCTCAATGGCAATCATCTTACAAAGCTAAGTCAGAATCTCTTCCTTGGCCTTCAGCACCTTGAATACTTGTACCTTGAATATAATGCCATCAAAGAAGTTTTGCCAGGGACATTTAATGCAATGCCAAAACTTAAGGTCCTTTACTTAAATAACAACCTTCTGCAGACTTTGCCACCCCATATCTTTTCAGGTGTTCCACTTGCCAGATTaaatctgaaaacaaaccaaTTTGCTCATTTGCCTGTAAGCAATGTCTTGGATGAACTGGATATGCTGGTACAAATTGAACTTGAAGACAACCCCTGGGACTGTACCTGTGATTCAGTTGGGCTGCAAAAATGGATACAAAAACTGAGTAAGGATACAATGATGGGTGATATTTTTTGTAAATCACCAGGACACCTAGCAAAAAAAGAACTGAGATCCCTGAACAGTGAAGTCTTGTGTCCAGGTTTAATAAACAACCCTGCCCTACCAACTCATGCCAGTTTTGTAGTTGTGACAACTTCTTCTACTACTACCAACACCGCAGACACCATCCTGCGGTCCCTTACAGATGCTGTCCCACTTTCTGTTCTAATACTAGGACTTCTCGTTGTGTTTATAACCATTGTATTTTGTGCAGCAGGAATAGTTGTTCTTGTTTTGCATCGGCGGCGAAgatgcaaaaagaaacaaacagatgaACAAATGAGGGATAATAGCCCAGTTCACCTTCAGTACAGCATGTATGGGCATAAGACAACACATCACACAACAGAGCGCCCAGCTGCAACTCTCTATGAGCAACGTATGGTTACTCCCATGGTTCAGGTCTACCGCAGCCCATCCTTCAGCCCCAAGCATACTGAGCAACAAGAGGAGGGAAATGAGAAGGAAACTAATGATTCCAAACATCTCCGCAGAAGTCTTCTGGAAAGAGAGAACAGTTCGCCTCTTACAGGTTCAAATGTCAAATATAAAGCTACAGATCAATCTGCtgaatttctgtcttttcaggATGCCAGCTGCTTGTATAGAAACATTcttgaaaaagagagagaactgCAGCAACTAGGGATCACAGAGTatctaagaaaaaatattgtccAGCTCCAGCCTGACATGGAAGTTCATTATCCTGGAACACATGAGGAGCTGAAGCTAATGGAGACACTCATGTACTCCAGGCCAAGAAAGGTTTTTCTAGAACAAActaaaaatgagtattttgaaCTCAAAGCTAATTTACATGCTGAGCCTGACTACCTGGAAGTCCTGGAGCAGCAAACATGA